One genomic segment of uncultured Ilyobacter sp. includes these proteins:
- a CDS encoding leucyl aminopeptidase: MYFKIVRELKKKYSKNVILYLEDKVEICSFISEENKLLLGKVIEEKKFRGKMGETLETSFIQYGNLINMILVGVGKEKEATRDSIIKALYKALVGSSGEVIVSSEEEKLKNIDAIAEATYHINYKFDRYKTKEIEREPLIIEYFDPEAGGSIVEGEILGKAINIARDLVNEPANVIYPKTLAMEAATIGSEYGFDVEIFEEYEIGEIGMEALLAVARAAEKRPRLIVMRYFGDKKNPDKITGLVGKGLTYDTGGLSLKPTDSMLEMKSDMGGAATVIGAMSAASKMKLEKNIVGVIAACENSIGGNAYRPGDVIGSMAGKTIEITNTDAEGRLTLADAVTYIIRKEKVSEVIDIATLTGGIVVALGTTVTGVFSNNDSMYSKLEKSGEVYGEKLWRMPLFDDYKELIKSDIADLKNSGGRWGSAPSAAKFIEEFSEGIPWMHIDIAGTAFLSGAKDYFSKGATGNMVRSIYGYLKAK, encoded by the coding sequence ATGTATTTTAAAATTGTGAGAGAGCTCAAAAAAAAATATTCTAAAAATGTAATCCTTTATCTTGAAGACAAGGTGGAAATTTGTAGTTTTATATCTGAGGAAAATAAACTGCTTTTGGGAAAAGTTATTGAAGAAAAAAAATTTAGAGGGAAAATGGGAGAAACACTAGAGACTAGCTTTATCCAGTACGGAAACCTAATTAACATGATTCTAGTGGGAGTCGGGAAAGAGAAAGAGGCTACAAGAGATTCGATAATAAAAGCATTATACAAGGCTCTAGTTGGGTCTTCAGGAGAGGTAATAGTGAGTTCTGAAGAGGAAAAACTTAAAAATATAGATGCCATAGCAGAGGCGACATATCACATAAACTATAAATTTGACAGATATAAAACAAAAGAAATTGAAAGGGAGCCACTTATTATAGAGTATTTTGACCCAGAGGCGGGTGGTAGCATTGTAGAGGGTGAAATCCTGGGAAAAGCTATAAATATAGCTAGAGACCTTGTAAATGAGCCTGCAAATGTTATCTATCCTAAAACCCTGGCAATGGAAGCTGCTACCATCGGATCAGAATACGGATTTGATGTAGAGATATTTGAAGAGTATGAGATCGGGGAAATCGGAATGGAAGCCCTTCTTGCAGTAGCACGTGCTGCAGAAAAGAGACCTAGACTGATTGTAATGAGATATTTTGGAGACAAAAAAAATCCAGATAAAATAACAGGACTTGTAGGAAAGGGACTGACCTATGATACAGGAGGACTTTCTCTGAAGCCTACAGACAGTATGCTAGAGATGAAGTCTGATATGGGTGGTGCTGCCACGGTTATAGGGGCTATGTCTGCAGCCTCAAAGATGAAGCTAGAAAAAAATATAGTTGGAGTAATAGCTGCTTGTGAAAACTCTATAGGTGGAAATGCATACAGACCTGGAGATGTAATAGGGAGCATGGCAGGGAAGACAATAGAGATAACAAATACAGATGCCGAAGGAAGGCTAACCCTTGCAGATGCAGTGACTTATATAATAAGAAAAGAGAAAGTGAGCGAGGTAATAGATATAGCCACCCTAACAGGAGGTATAGTTGTAGCTCTTGGAACTACAGTAACAGGGGTATTTAGTAATAATGATTCAATGTATAGTAAACTTGAAAAATCAGGAGAGGTATACGGCGAAAAACTCTGGAGGATGCCTTTATTCGATGACTATAAAGAACTTATAAAATCTGATATTGCTGACCTTAAAAATTCAGGTGGAAGATGGGGAAGTGCTCCTAGTGCTGCTAAGTTTATAGAGGAATTTTCAGAAGGAATCCCTTGGATGCACATAGACATAGCAGGAACGGCTTTTTTGAGTGGGGCAAAGGACTATTTTTCAAAGGGAGCTACGGGAAATATGGTAAGGTCAATTTATGGTTATCTGAAGGCAAAATAA
- a CDS encoding formate/nitrite transporter family protein, with product MNKSFLNTVECAEAVVKLAIKKSHTKASKVFLLGFMGGIFIGLAYVAYITVSQTLGGNFDPGFAKFIGATVFPVGIMLVLFVGGDLFTGNNLAFIAYCTKDVTIKEVLTNWVSVWFGNFTGSVFIAWVAFMGGIFKSPTMHAATVTLAEHKVHLTFTEGLFSGFLCNIVVALGVWMTFSATDSIGKIFSAWFPIMMFALSGYQHVVANMFILSIAKMIDPAIYGVGTAITHNLLPVTIGNLLSGGIFIPIIYYNLYLKKENQ from the coding sequence ATGAACAAAAGTTTTTTAAATACGGTGGAGTGTGCTGAGGCTGTTGTCAAATTAGCCATCAAAAAATCTCACACCAAAGCTTCAAAGGTATTTCTGTTAGGTTTTATGGGAGGAATTTTCATTGGCCTTGCCTATGTTGCATACATAACAGTTTCCCAGACTCTAGGTGGAAATTTTGATCCAGGTTTTGCAAAATTTATAGGTGCCACAGTCTTTCCTGTTGGAATCATGCTTGTTCTTTTCGTAGGAGGGGACCTTTTCACCGGAAATAATCTTGCCTTCATCGCCTACTGTACAAAGGATGTTACAATAAAAGAGGTTCTGACAAACTGGGTCTCTGTATGGTTTGGTAATTTTACCGGAAGTGTCTTTATAGCCTGGGTTGCATTCATGGGAGGTATTTTCAAGAGTCCTACTATGCATGCTGCTACTGTAACCCTTGCCGAGCACAAAGTTCATCTCACATTTACAGAGGGGCTTTTCAGTGGATTTTTATGTAATATCGTAGTTGCCCTAGGAGTGTGGATGACATTTTCTGCTACTGATTCAATCGGTAAGATTTTTTCAGCCTGGTTTCCTATCATGATGTTTGCTCTTTCTGGATATCAGCATGTTGTTGCAAACATGTTTATCCTTTCCATAGCTAAAATGATAGATCCTGCAATTTATGGGGTAGGCACTGCAATTACCCACAACCTCCTCCCTGTAACAATAGGAAATCTCCTTTCAGGAGGGATCTTTATCCCTATTATCTACTATAATCTTTATTTAAAAAAAGAAAACCAGTAA
- a CDS encoding PAS domain-containing protein, with translation MDSKIIKYNSKYIEPKSTMFQMLEKNGNIIYVNDNWLQEMGYREEEVIGRHFKDFLLEESIVSVKEGFPILRDYGRIENVMLKLRKKNGVVIEAVLNGISVYDENGEFLNTRCELKTINYFMKSNLYMQNLLEEEIFLKKSLYMKSQINNALIFSESLNEFLKHVLFVLSEPSEVFNTTVVKFGKDNEVFSDSYGLISNSMEFEIKRSLIKNYFSNRVSDDFMIIEKNENVEGFEDIQNFLEDKDILVVSNIVLENQIHMEKTIFIFHLHGEKLGVFKEKWIKLLRDIRELLSLGLNTFDVYENTQVIAEKLSEFSMLESKYRSNQKDELKNSVCREIERYKRYSTPFSLLVFRISNLDRMQNTVAELWIEEISSNISKVINKSIREIDQFFVLDNERFIVILTETVENEAIKIAGRIKKSILNLDTGFVNLMVNSGIAESQKSDTFSSIYKRLDESLCDSKKKSKDSFFLC, from the coding sequence TTGGACTCTAAAATTATAAAATATAATTCTAAGTACATAGAACCTAAAAGCACAATGTTTCAGATGCTTGAAAAAAATGGTAACATAATCTATGTTAATGATAACTGGCTGCAAGAGATGGGATACAGAGAAGAGGAGGTTATAGGAAGACATTTTAAGGATTTTTTGCTCGAAGAGAGCATAGTATCTGTAAAAGAAGGTTTTCCTATTCTAAGAGATTATGGGCGCATAGAAAATGTGATGTTGAAACTCAGAAAAAAAAATGGAGTTGTGATAGAGGCGGTCTTAAATGGAATAAGCGTCTATGATGAAAACGGAGAATTTTTAAATACAAGATGTGAGCTTAAAACAATTAATTATTTTATGAAATCTAATCTGTATATGCAGAACTTACTTGAAGAAGAAATATTCTTAAAAAAGAGCTTGTATATGAAATCCCAGATAAATAATGCACTGATCTTCTCTGAAAGTCTGAATGAGTTTTTAAAGCATGTTTTATTTGTGTTGTCAGAACCATCAGAGGTTTTTAATACTACGGTGGTGAAGTTTGGTAAAGACAATGAAGTTTTCTCTGATAGTTATGGACTTATCTCAAATTCCATGGAATTTGAGATAAAAAGATCTTTAATAAAAAATTATTTTTCAAATAGAGTTTCAGATGATTTTATGATTATTGAAAAGAATGAAAATGTAGAAGGATTTGAAGATATTCAGAATTTTTTAGAAGATAAAGATATTCTGGTGGTATCTAATATTGTGCTGGAAAACCAAATTCATATGGAAAAGACAATATTTATATTTCATCTTCATGGTGAAAAGTTGGGTGTGTTCAAAGAAAAGTGGATAAAACTTTTAAGGGATATAAGGGAACTTCTGAGTTTGGGACTGAACACATTTGATGTTTATGAAAATACTCAGGTTATCGCAGAAAAATTGTCGGAATTTTCGATGCTTGAGAGTAAGTATAGATCAAACCAAAAGGATGAACTCAAAAACTCTGTCTGTAGAGAGATAGAACGTTATAAAAGATACTCAACACCATTCTCACTTTTGGTTTTTAGAATTTCTAATCTAGACAGGATGCAAAATACTGTTGCCGAGCTGTGGATAGAGGAGATCTCATCAAATATTTCAAAGGTGATAAATAAAAGCATAAGAGAAATAGACCAATTTTTTGTTTTAGATAATGAGAGGTTTATAGTCATATTGACTGAGACTGTTGAAAATGAGGCAATAAAAATTGCAGGAAGAATAAAAAAAAGTATTTTAAATTTGGACACAGGCTTTGTAAACTTAATGGTAAACTCAGGGATTGCTGAAAGTCAAAAAAGTGATACTTTCAGCAGTATCTACAAGAGATTAGATGAGAGTCTTTGTGATTCAAAAAAGAAGAGTAAAGACTCGTTCTTTCTTTGCTAA